In Candidatus Hinthialibacter antarcticus, the following are encoded in one genomic region:
- the guaB gene encoding IMP dehydrogenase: MIDRDQKFVTVSLTFDDVLLLPGYSELVPNEVDVSTIFAGNIRISSPFCSSAMDTVTESRLAIAIAQEGGIGVIHKNMTIERQASEVDHVKRSESGMIIDPFTLGPNETIAHALELMARFRISGVPITEDDKLVGILTNRDLRFLSEDETSAPIHTYMTKDNLVTASEGTTLEQAQAVLQKHRIEKLPVVDAEGRLKGLITIKDIEKKRKFPNASKDDLGRLRVAAAIGVSEQDTDERAGALLEAGVDALVIDTAHGYTKRVGDAVQRAKQNYPKAIIVAGNIATKDGVSFLCDRGVDAVKVGMGPGSICTTRVVSGAGVPQISAVFDCACEIEKYPGVKLIADGGVKFSGDAVKALAAGAHSVMIGGLFAGAEEAPGETIFYGGRTFKIYRGMGSVGAMKEGSKDRYGQTEVTEDQKLVPEGIEGRVPYKGSLSGIIFQLIGGVRAGMGYCGTPTIEELHQKAQFTQVTQASLQESHPHDVFITKEAPNYRLG; the protein is encoded by the coding sequence ATGATTGACCGGGACCAAAAATTCGTCACTGTATCGCTCACCTTCGATGACGTCCTGCTTTTGCCGGGCTATTCAGAACTCGTGCCCAACGAGGTCGATGTTTCAACGATCTTTGCGGGAAACATTCGCATCTCCAGTCCATTCTGCTCATCAGCAATGGACACCGTGACTGAATCCCGGCTGGCGATTGCCATCGCTCAAGAGGGAGGCATCGGCGTAATTCACAAAAACATGACGATTGAACGCCAAGCCTCTGAAGTCGACCATGTTAAGCGTTCAGAGAGCGGGATGATAATCGACCCCTTTACCTTGGGGCCAAATGAAACCATTGCGCACGCGCTGGAACTGATGGCGCGTTTTCGCATCTCCGGCGTCCCCATCACGGAAGATGATAAACTCGTCGGTATTTTGACCAACCGTGACTTGCGCTTTTTGTCGGAGGACGAAACCAGTGCGCCGATTCATACCTATATGACAAAAGACAACCTGGTGACCGCGTCGGAGGGAACTACCTTAGAACAGGCTCAAGCGGTCTTACAAAAACACCGCATAGAAAAACTCCCCGTTGTTGACGCCGAAGGCCGTTTAAAAGGCCTGATTACCATTAAAGATATTGAAAAAAAGCGTAAGTTCCCGAATGCGTCTAAAGATGATCTGGGGCGATTGCGGGTGGCTGCCGCCATTGGCGTGAGTGAGCAAGATACCGATGAACGCGCCGGCGCTTTGCTTGAAGCGGGCGTTGATGCGCTCGTCATTGACACCGCGCATGGTTACACCAAGCGGGTGGGCGATGCGGTACAGCGCGCTAAACAGAATTACCCAAAAGCGATCATCGTTGCGGGTAATATCGCGACCAAAGACGGTGTGTCGTTCTTATGCGACCGGGGCGTGGACGCCGTCAAAGTCGGCATGGGGCCAGGTTCGATCTGCACGACGCGAGTGGTCAGCGGCGCGGGCGTTCCGCAAATTTCGGCGGTATTTGATTGCGCATGTGAAATCGAGAAATACCCTGGCGTCAAATTAATTGCAGACGGCGGCGTTAAGTTTTCCGGCGACGCAGTCAAGGCGTTGGCGGCGGGCGCTCATTCCGTGATGATCGGCGGATTGTTCGCCGGGGCCGAAGAAGCGCCTGGCGAAACTATCTTCTATGGCGGGCGTACCTTTAAGATTTATCGCGGTATGGGGTCGGTCGGCGCCATGAAAGAGGGCAGCAAAGACCGTTACGGCCAAACGGAAGTCACCGAAGATCAGAAATTGGTGCCTGAGGGAATCGAAGGACGTGTTCCCTATAAAGGCAGCCTCTCTGGCATCATCTTTCAACTGATCGGCGGCGTTCGCGCTGGTATGGGCTATTGTGGAACTCCAACCATCGAAGAACTCCACCAAAAAGCGCAGTTCACTCAGGTGACTCAAGCGAGTTTGCAGGAGAGCCATCCCCACGACGTCTTCATCACCAAAGAAGCGCCCAATTATCGTTTAGGGTAA